Below is a window of Paraburkholderia kururiensis DNA.
ACGCGACGAAGATCGTCGACGTCTGGCGCCAGATGCCGCCGTCGCTCTTCATCGATGTGTCCGACAGCATGGACGCGCTCGACCGCATCCAGGCCAACGCGGCGCGCGCCACCTTCGATGCCGCGCAAGCCCGCTTTCACGCGTTCGTCGAAATCGCCGTCGCCGGCATTCTGGTGGCGCTCGCCGCGGCGGCGTTCGCATGGTGGTCGCTGCAGCGGGCCATCGGCACGCCGCTCGCGCGGGCGCTCGGGCATTTCAGCGCGATTGCCGAAGGCGACCTGACTACGCGCGTCGAGGTCCATTCGAGCGACGAGATGGGGCAGTTGATGAGCGGTCTGCAGGCTATGCAGGCGCGGCTGGTGCAGACCATTGGCGTGGTGCACGACGGTGTACGGTCGATCAGCACGGTCACGCATGAAATTTCGGCGGGCAACGTGGACCTGTCGCGACGCACCGAAGATCAGGCCGCGTCGCTGGAAGAAACCGCCGCATCCATGGAGCAGCTGACATCGACGGTTCGCCAGAATGCCGACAACGCGAAACAGGCCAATCAGGTGGTGTGCAGTACGGCTTTGCTGACGGAGCAGGGCAACGAGGCGGCGCGCGAAGCGGTGCAAACCATGCGCGGCCTCTCCGAGTCGTCCGGCAAGATGTCCGAAATCATCGGCGTGATCGAGGGCATCGCGTTTCAGACCAACATCCTCTCGCTGAACGCGGCCGTCGAGGCCGCACGCGCCGGCGAACAGGGACGCGGGTTCGCGGTGGTGGCGAGCGAAGTGCGCTCGCTCGCGCAGCGCAGCGCGGCCGCTTCGAGAGAGATCAAACAGTTGATCACGAATTCGCTCGATCGCGTGGAGACCGGTGCGAGGCAGGTTCACCGTGCAACGGAGACGATGACCGAGATTCTGGCTTCGGTTCGACGGGTCAGCGACCTGATGGGCGAGATCGCCGCTGCGTCGCACGAGCAGTCGAAGGGTATCGAACAGGTCAATCAGGCCGTGGCGCAAATGGACCGCGTCACGCAGCAGAACGCGGCGTTAGTCGAGCAGGCTGCGGGCGCGGCGCACTCGCTGGAGGAGCAGGCGGGGCAGTTGAATGCGGCCATCGCGGTATTTCGCGTGGAACGCATGTAGGCAAAGCATGTAAGCAAGGCGTGCGGGCAACATGTTCAGGCATCCGAAACAAGCGTAGCAGCTGGGTTTGGTCTACGATCACGATTCATCTCCACTGCGCGGCGACAGGAGGTTATCGTGAACGAGCCGAACCTGAGCGAGATCTATCGAGACTACGTGGATTGCCTGAACCGGCGCGATTGGGCGTCGCTCGGCCGGTTCGTGAGCGACGACGTCGTTCACAACGGTCGGCGCATCGGCCTTGCCGGCTATCGCGACATGCTGGAACAAAACGTCTGCGACATACCGGACCTTCGCTTCGTCGTCGAACGGCTGGTGACGCAACCGCCTCTTGTCGCGAGCCGTCTGGCGTTCGACTGCACGCCGCGGCATCGTTTCCTCGGGCTACCCGTCGAAGGCAGGCGCATCGTTTTCGCGGAGAACGTGTTCTACGCGTTTCGCGACGGAAAGATCGCCCAGGTGTGGTCCGTGATCGACAAGGCGGCCATCGAGGCGCAGCTATAAAACCGCCTCGCCGCTTGCCGAAAATTCTGTAAGCTTTGTAGGCAACAATTTCTCGTACCATACCTGGATCGAAACGGTATAACGCTCCAGCAAGGTACGACTATGTCCCACTCTCCCAACCCCCCTCACGAGTTCGAGGAAGGCGTGGCGATCAGCGTTGCCATGGTCGGGCGGGATGAGCGCGGCGAGCTTGTCGTCACGGCGTGCAACGACGCTTTCCTGCAGATGATCGGCGCCGCGCTTCCAGATACGCAGACATTTCCCGTTCCGTTCGATTCGCTGGTTCCTCGTGGCCGGCAGCCGGACCTGCGCAAGACGCTGGAAGCCTGCTTCGCGGCGGACGCTGCGCCGAAAGCACAGGCCTGCGAATTTCGCGATGTTCACAGCGGCAGCGTGCAGCGTTGGCGCCTCTCGCTCAAACCGGTCGCCCATGGCCGTGACGGCACGACGGCGCGCGAAATACTCGTGACCGGCGTGAGGGCTGAGCCGAACGCGGCGCGCGCGAACGAAATGGAAGCCTGCGCGTCGCGTTATCGCGCGGTGGTGGATTCGGCCTACGACGCCATCGTCGCGATCGACCAGCAGCACAACATCACGCTCTTCAATCGCGCGGCCGAGAACCTGTTCGGCTATACGTCGGCAGAGGTGCTCGGGCAACCCATCGAAATGCTGTTGCCCGAGCGGTTTCGCGCGGGCCACGCGCAGCGCGTGCGGCAGTTTGCGAACACGGTACAGATGAGCGAGCGGCAGGTCACGCCGCCGCGTATGGACGGCAGCAACAGCGTGTACGGACGGCACCGGAATGGCTCTGTCATTCCGGTCGAAATCGCGATCTCCAAGATCGACGTGAACGGCATAACCGAGTTCACCGCGGTCGTGCGCGACATCACCGATCGCGCGCAGCTCATGGAGCAGTTGAAGAAGCAGGCGGGAACCGATGCGTTGACTGGCCTGCCGAATCGCCGCGAGTTTGTGGATTTCGTGGATAAGGCGCTTTGCGCCGACGGCGCGCTGTCGGCGTTCATTCTCGACATCGACTTCTTCAAGAAGATCAACGACAGCTACGGGCACGATGCCGGCGACGAAGTTCTGCGCGTGCTCGCGAAGGTGGGCATGTCCGTCATGCAGGACGCCAATGTATTCGCGCGTTGGGGCGGCGAGGAGTTCGTGGCGGCGCTGCCCGGCGCGGATGCCGACGTCGCGCATGCGGTGGCCGAGCAACTGCGCAAGCGCATCGAACAACAGGATTTCGAGCACGTGTGGCGTCTCACGCCGATTCCGTTTACCGTGAGCATCGGCGTCGTCACGTGCGAAGCAGGCGAGCGCGATGTCGACGCGTTGATGAAACGCGCGGACCGGGCACTCTACCGGGCCAAGCAATTGGGCCGCAACCGCGTCGAGGTCGGGTAGGCATCCAGCGGACTCGATGGCGGCGTGCCCGCGGCGCGCGCCATGCCGACACTGAAAAAGGAGACATGCGATGTCGATTCAAAAGATCACGCCGTTTCTCTGGTACTCGTCAGAAGCCGAAGAAGCCGCTGCTTTCTATGCGGGCATCTTTCCGGATTCGCGTGTGAATCGCGTCACGTCGGTGCAGGGCACCGCCGCAACCAAGGTCGTGGAATTCGTTCTCTTCGGGCAGCCCTTCATCGCCATGAGCCACGAACGGCGCGAAGCCTTCAATCATGCGATCTCGTTGATGGTCAGTTGCGCGGATCAGGCCGAGCTGGACCGCTACTGGGACGCGCTGCTGGAGGGCGGCACGGCCGACGGCTGCGGCTGGCTGAGGGACCGCTTCGGCGTGTCGTGGCAGATCGTTCCCGACGACCTCATCCCGATGATCGCCGACACCGATCCGGTGAAGGCCGGGCGTGTTGCCGAAGCCATGATGCAGATGACGAAGTTCGACGTCGCGGCGCTCAAAGCCGCGTATGCGGGGACACATCGATAGACGGTCGCGCCCCGCGGCGTGACTGCGGGCCCACGTGCGGGGCGATGAGATTCATCAGCACGAAGCGCGCCGACCCGGGCACCGCAGTGCCAAAAAAACAGCATTTGCGTACCAGAACCGACCGGGCGTGCGCAACGCGAAATGGACGCGCGGGTATCATGGTCCGCGCAAACGCCACGTTCAACGCGTCCAATACGTCCAACCCGTTCCGAACCTCCGAAACGCATGTCCACTCTCGGGGCCTGCCGAGGGGCTTTTCATGATTCCGATGCCGACCGTCCGCATAGCGTGCTGGGCAGACTATGTGTGCCCGTTCTGTTATCTGCAGATGGGTGTGCTCGACCGGTTCATCGAGACGTCGCGCGTGCCGCTCGTGCTCGAGTGGCACGCGTTCGAACTGCGTCCCGAGCCCATCGCGCTGATCGAACCCGACGGCGAATACATCACCAACATCTGGCTCAATGCGGTCTATCCGCTGGCCGCGGAACGCAACGTGAAAGTGCGGTTGCCGCCCGTCGCGCCGCGCAGCCGCCTTGCTTTCGAAACCGCTTTCTTCAGCCGCACCGTGGGCCGCTTCGATGCCGTGCATCGCGCGCTGTTCAAGGCCTATTTCGAGCATGGCCGCGATATCGGCCGTGCGGACGTGCTGCTCGAGATTGCCGCCGAATGCGGCGTCGATCGCGCGGCGCTGGCCGCATCGCTTGCCGCGCAGCGCTTCAAGACAGCGATCGAGGACGACGAAGCGAGAGCCGGCCGCCTCGGCGTAACGGGGCTGCCGTTCGTGATGCTCTCGCATGCCGGCGACGAAGCGAAAGCGCGACCGCCGGTCGTGGTGCGCGGCGTCGCGCCCGTCGAACACCTGACGGCCGCGCTGGACCGCCTGCTCGCCGACACACCGGCAGCGGACCTGCGGTCGCCGGCGAGGACGAAGCGGGTGGCCTCATGATGGAGCGATCCGCCGACGTCTTCCACGCGCCTTCGTTCGTCACCGTCCAGGTGCATGCAACTCACGCGCTCGACGAGTCGATGCACGACAGCGCGCCCGCGCTGTTCTTCGATCTCTCTACGCGCACCATTCGCGCCTACGTGCTGGACGGCTGCGGCCCCACGCATTCAACGGGCACGCTACACCGCGTGCGCGGCGGCCTTTCTCCCGCGCATCTGCAACGTGCCAAGGCGATGCTGTCCGTTCGCGATCACGACAGCGTGACGCTGGCCGCACTCGGCGAAGCGTGCGGGCTCTCGCCCAGTCACTTTGCGCGGGAGTTCAAGCAATCCACGGGCTTGCCGCCGCATCGGTGGGCGCTCAAGAACAAGATCGCGCTCGCGAAAGACCTGCTGCTGCAAAGCGGTCTTGCGTTGCCGGCCATTGCGCTCGCGTGCGGCTTCGTGGACCAGTCGCATCTGGGGCGATGGTTCAAGCGGCTGACGGGCATCAGCCCACGCGCGTGGCAGCGCCTTCATCGCGACAGAACGTCGATGCCGGCGAGCGGACCATCGCGCCGTGCCGCGGAAGACAGCGGCAACGCAACGTGAAGGCCCGCTCGCGGCCGGTGTGGAAAATGACATCATTCCCGTACCAAACGCCGCCGAAAGCGGCTTCTGCGCCGCTCCCTCAACCGCTAGCATACTGACCAACCCATCCGGGTTCCCCGCCCACGAGGCGACTCGCGCGCGCCGCGTGCCGGCATCGTGCGCCGGTCTTCCTTTCCGACAATCCGCGTCGCGAGGTCACTGTGAACGTTCGTACATTTTCGACGATGAGCCCCGAGGACCTGCGCGACGTTCGCGCGCTTTTCCTGCGGCAGGCAGCAGGCGAAACGGCTCACGACATCGAAGTGATGGATTCGATCCTCGCGCGCGCGGCGGACGGACAGCCCGACCCCGTGAACTTCGTTGCTCGCGCCTACACGTTCTGGGGCCGCCACGTTGTGCTCGATCATTTCCGCGAGGTCTTCGCCGGCACGTGGCGCTTCGAACCGGACGAGCGCGCCATGCGCGTGATTCCGCTCGGCGCGGACGCGGCCCACATCTACGCTCCCACGCGCATCACGGCCGGTGGCGCGGGCCAGCCGGCGGCCACGTTCCAGTTCCTCGTCAACGAAATCGCGATCCGCACACCGGACGGCTGGCGTATCTCGGCGATCGTTCCCGTGCCGACAAAGTAGCCCGGCCGCTTCATTTTTCTCGCCGCTGCCGCGCCGCATGCGGCGACATGGCATTTTCCGAACGAGCGCGCCGGCTCGACGCGGCAGCGGCCGGTCGTCGTGCAGCGGTTCGTTTCATCCGACGAAGCAAGGAGGCGTGATCGTGGTCCAGCGTTTGAACGTCGAATTCGAAGCAGAGGGCGGCATCACGCTGCACGCGTGGCTGTTCGTGCCCGCGGGCAACGGAACGCGCCTGCCCGCCATTTCCATGGCGCACGGGTATGCCGGCACGCGGGAGCACGGCATCGAGCGCTTTGCGCGTGCATTCGCGGACGCTGGCTTCATCGTGCTGCTGCACGACCATCGCGGCTTCGGCGCGAGCGAAGGCGAGCCGCGGCACGACATCGACCCGTGGCGGCAGATTGCCGACTGGCGTCGCGCCATTTCGTTTCTGGAAGCGTACGATGGCGTGGACCCGGCGCGCATCGGCCTGTGGGGCACGAGCTATGCCGGCGGCCACGCCATCGTGCTGGGTGCGACGGACCGGCGTTTGCGCTGCGTGGTGGCGCAGGTGCCCACCATCAGCGGGTACGAGCAGGGGCTTCGCCGCGTGGCGCCCGAATTCGTCGCATCGATGGAAGAGACCTTCGCGAACGACGAGCGCGGCCAGGCCCGCGGCGAGGCGCCCCTGCGGCAGGCCGTCGTGAGCGACGATCCCGCGGTGCCGGCGGCGTATCGCACGAAGGACGCCATCGCGTTCTACCTGCAGTCCGTGCCCGACGGCACCTGGGACAATGCTGTGACCGTGCGCTCCACGCGCGCGGCTCGCATGTACGAGCCCGGCGTGTGGATTGCGCGCGTCTCGCCCACGCCGCTGCTGATGGTCGTCGCCTCGCACGACACCATCACCGTCACCGATCTGGCGCTCGCCGCGTACGAACGAGCGTTGCAGCCCAAGCGGCTCGCGCTGATTCCGGGCGGGCACTTCGACGCCTACCTGCGGTATTTCCGCGAGGCGAGCGGCGCCGCTGTCGAGTGGTTTCGCGAGCATCTTTCATCAGCACGGGGTTGACCATGGCTCATCTCTTTCTCGACATCTCGAACCGGCTCGCGACGATCAGCCTCGACAATCCGCCGCAGAACCGCCTTGCGGAACAGATGATCGGGGAACTGGACGACGCGTTGACGGCCATCAGCCGCAGCGATGCACGCGCCGTGCTGCTTCGCGCGGCGGGCGCCGATTTCAGTTTCGGCGGCGACATTCTTCCGTGGGAGGGCATGTCGCGGGCCGCATTGCGTGCGCTTTTCGAGCGCTACCTGAACGCGTTCAACCGCTTCGAGCGTTTGCCGTTGCCGGTGGTGGCGGCCGTGCAGGGGCTTTGCTTCGGTGGCGGACTGGAACTCGCCTTACGCGCGGACGTGGTGTTCGCTGCCGAGTCCGCGCGCTTCGGTCATCCCGAACAGACGCTGGGCATCGCGACAATGCTGGGTGGCATCTATCGCGTCGCCGAGCGGGCAGGGCGCTTTCGCGCCGCGCAATGGGCGTTCACGTCGGAGCAGGTGCCCGCGGCGACGATGGAGCATTTCGGCGTGGTGAATCGCGTGGTGCCGGACGCGCAGCTGCCCGAAGAGGCCCTGGCGTTTGCGTTGAAGATGGCGCAAGGTCCGACGCGCGCGCACGCTGCCCACAAGGCATTGCTTCGCATGTGGGCGGTGAGCGGCATCGATGCCGCCGACGAGGCGCTCTTCGACATCGCGATGCCGCTTTTCGACACCGAGGACGCCGCGGCCGGGCTC
It encodes the following:
- a CDS encoding methyl-accepting chemotaxis protein, with the protein product MVKNISIRVRLALAMSFLGALLVVGGLMGVVGVSMGNSDMNDLYSNRLASSEALGQANVALSRTRLWLYRIALDPSGPDVAQQTQTAHELLAASKRAWDTYRALPSSGADEAQRAADANTKFDALIKSGLEPMFNAIETGDATKIVDVWRQMPPSLFIDVSDSMDALDRIQANAARATFDAAQARFHAFVEIAVAGILVALAAAAFAWWSLQRAIGTPLARALGHFSAIAEGDLTTRVEVHSSDEMGQLMSGLQAMQARLVQTIGVVHDGVRSISTVTHEISAGNVDLSRRTEDQAASLEETAASMEQLTSTVRQNADNAKQANQVVCSTALLTEQGNEAAREAVQTMRGLSESSGKMSEIIGVIEGIAFQTNILSLNAAVEAARAGEQGRGFAVVASEVRSLAQRSAAASREIKQLITNSLDRVETGARQVHRATETMTEILASVRRVSDLMGEIAAASHEQSKGIEQVNQAVAQMDRVTQQNAALVEQAAGAAHSLEEQAGQLNAAIAVFRVERM
- a CDS encoding ester cyclase → MNEPNLSEIYRDYVDCLNRRDWASLGRFVSDDVVHNGRRIGLAGYRDMLEQNVCDIPDLRFVVERLVTQPPLVASRLAFDCTPRHRFLGLPVEGRRIVFAENVFYAFRDGKIAQVWSVIDKAAIEAQL
- a CDS encoding sensor domain-containing diguanylate cyclase, coding for MSHSPNPPHEFEEGVAISVAMVGRDERGELVVTACNDAFLQMIGAALPDTQTFPVPFDSLVPRGRQPDLRKTLEACFAADAAPKAQACEFRDVHSGSVQRWRLSLKPVAHGRDGTTAREILVTGVRAEPNAARANEMEACASRYRAVVDSAYDAIVAIDQQHNITLFNRAAENLFGYTSAEVLGQPIEMLLPERFRAGHAQRVRQFANTVQMSERQVTPPRMDGSNSVYGRHRNGSVIPVEIAISKIDVNGITEFTAVVRDITDRAQLMEQLKKQAGTDALTGLPNRREFVDFVDKALCADGALSAFILDIDFFKKINDSYGHDAGDEVLRVLAKVGMSVMQDANVFARWGGEEFVAALPGADADVAHAVAEQLRKRIEQQDFEHVWRLTPIPFTVSIGVVTCEAGERDVDALMKRADRALYRAKQLGRNRVEVG
- a CDS encoding VOC family protein, giving the protein MSIQKITPFLWYSSEAEEAAAFYAGIFPDSRVNRVTSVQGTAATKVVEFVLFGQPFIAMSHERREAFNHAISLMVSCADQAELDRYWDALLEGGTADGCGWLRDRFGVSWQIVPDDLIPMIADTDPVKAGRVAEAMMQMTKFDVAALKAAYAGTHR
- a CDS encoding DsbA family oxidoreductase — translated: MIPMPTVRIACWADYVCPFCYLQMGVLDRFIETSRVPLVLEWHAFELRPEPIALIEPDGEYITNIWLNAVYPLAAERNVKVRLPPVAPRSRLAFETAFFSRTVGRFDAVHRALFKAYFEHGRDIGRADVLLEIAAECGVDRAALAASLAAQRFKTAIEDDEARAGRLGVTGLPFVMLSHAGDEAKARPPVVVRGVAPVEHLTAALDRLLADTPAADLRSPARTKRVAS
- a CDS encoding helix-turn-helix domain-containing protein; amino-acid sequence: MMERSADVFHAPSFVTVQVHATHALDESMHDSAPALFFDLSTRTIRAYVLDGCGPTHSTGTLHRVRGGLSPAHLQRAKAMLSVRDHDSVTLAALGEACGLSPSHFAREFKQSTGLPPHRWALKNKIALAKDLLLQSGLALPAIALACGFVDQSHLGRWFKRLTGISPRAWQRLHRDRTSMPASGPSRRAAEDSGNAT
- a CDS encoding nuclear transport factor 2 family protein; translated protein: MNVRTFSTMSPEDLRDVRALFLRQAAGETAHDIEVMDSILARAADGQPDPVNFVARAYTFWGRHVVLDHFREVFAGTWRFEPDERAMRVIPLGADAAHIYAPTRITAGGAGQPAATFQFLVNEIAIRTPDGWRISAIVPVPTK
- a CDS encoding alpha/beta hydrolase, whose translation is MVQRLNVEFEAEGGITLHAWLFVPAGNGTRLPAISMAHGYAGTREHGIERFARAFADAGFIVLLHDHRGFGASEGEPRHDIDPWRQIADWRRAISFLEAYDGVDPARIGLWGTSYAGGHAIVLGATDRRLRCVVAQVPTISGYEQGLRRVAPEFVASMEETFANDERGQARGEAPLRQAVVSDDPAVPAAYRTKDAIAFYLQSVPDGTWDNAVTVRSTRAARMYEPGVWIARVSPTPLLMVVASHDTITVTDLALAAYERALQPKRLALIPGGHFDAYLRYFREASGAAVEWFREHLSSARG
- a CDS encoding enoyl-CoA hydratase/isomerase family protein, which encodes MAHLFLDISNRLATISLDNPPQNRLAEQMIGELDDALTAISRSDARAVLLRAAGADFSFGGDILPWEGMSRAALRALFERYLNAFNRFERLPLPVVAAVQGLCFGGGLELALRADVVFAAESARFGHPEQTLGIATMLGGIYRVAERAGRFRAAQWAFTSEQVPAATMEHFGVVNRVVPDAQLPEEALAFALKMAQGPTRAHAAHKALLRMWAVSGIDAADEALFDIAMPLFDTEDAAAGLASAIKAARAGQPRPVMEYKGR